From a region of the Lactuca sativa cultivar Salinas chromosome 4, Lsat_Salinas_v11, whole genome shotgun sequence genome:
- the LOC111876050 gene encoding protein PXR1 has protein sequence MGETEEKEEKFKDAQNGEEEKDKKKKDKKEKKDKKEKKEKNPEDKNDPAKLKAKLDKIGSKIQALNVKREEILKLLEEAEAKATPSATEA, from the coding sequence ATGGGAGAGACAGAGGAAAAGGAAGAGAAATTCAAGGACGCCCAAAATGGAGAAGAAGAAAAGGACAAGAAAAAGAAggataagaaggagaaaaaggataaaaaggaaaaaaaggaAAAGAATCCTGAAGATAAAAATGATCCAGCCAAACTAAAAGCCAAGCTTGACAAGATTGGTTCCAAGATTCAAGCACTCAATGTAAAACGAGAAGAAATCCTAAAACTTCTTGAAGAAGCCGAAGCCAAGGCTACGCCATCAGCTACCGAGGCATAA